TTAAATGCGACTTTGTtgtgaatcttttaccacaaacggagcaggcatacggtttttctcccgtgtgcttTCTCGTGTGAATTCTTAAATTGTACTTGCAAGAAAACTTTTTCCCACAAACCAAGCAGGAAAACgttttttctcccgtgtgcgttcttgtgtgaaTGCTTAAATTGTACTTGCAAGAAAACCTtttcccacaaactgagcaggaaaaaggtttttctcccgtgtgtgttcttgtgtgaatTATTAAATCTTCTTTGTGAGCGCATCctttaccgcaaactgagcaggtaaaaggtttctctccattGTGTCTTCTCGTGTGTCTTGTTAAAGTGGTCTTCTGAGCGAATCTTCTGCCACAAAGTGAGCAAGCAAATGGTTTATCTCCAGTGTGTATTTTTGCGTGTCttgttaaatttgtatttaaagaGAATCTTCGAtcacaaactgaacaggcaaaaggtttttctccagtgtgtgatCTCGCGTGCGTTGTCAACGATGACTTGTTGCAAAACGTTCTGTCACAGTGAGAACATTTAAGACATTTCTTGCGAGTGTGACATTTCTTATCACCATGAGGGTGttgttcttcatcatcatcatagtcaGAAGAGTGTGATGTTGTGTCATCACAAGCTGATAGGTCGTgcgcttgtgatcctccacagtgctCCCCATTATCTTCTTCACGCTTCACATTGACACCGGTCAACGGAAATTTGGTGATTTCGCCCTCCTGCTCTTCTTCTTTAATGTAAGGGGGCTCGgattcctcttcctctttaatatGAGTGGTCTCCAGCGCCTCTTGTTTCATGTGAAGAGGCTCTggcccctcctcctctttgacGTGGGTTAACTCGGCCTCGCGCTGCCCAGGACGAAGATACTCACTCACGTCTGAaggacacaagaagacaaacacgcGTTTGGTAAAGTCAAACGTTGCTCAGTCAAGTCTCATGCTGATGTCGTACATCAACATTAGCAATTAGTGTATGGTCATTACAAGAAGTTATGTTGAGAATAGagagaatgatgatgatgatgatcacatTTTGAATGTCCCCGTACTTGTTAGGtcgctttttttgtttcttgtttttttttttttttttttactgccactTACTGGACTGGAGGGGtagtgcatttccccccccccaccacgaCTGTACATACGTCATCAGTCTCATTTGGAGAAGAACTGACCCCTGAACTTTGTGCGGTGGAAATGCAAACCACAcgggccacaggaacctttacGTTCCAGGAACTCCTTTTACCCGGAATTCAATGTTTCTTGACTTTTTGCGAAAAAATTCACAGCAATATTTACGATATCCTTTTTTGATTGCCAGAGTGGAACTGAAGGTGTTatgcctccacgcacagctcgGGCTCTGgcaccagtcctctcgagagggcttggactctcttccactctggagttgcccaccgTGAGAGGTGCCAAACTGGTGTGGTGTATACTCAttgcccccggctcggcgcccgtacgttggggttcagcctccctccgccttcgggtgggctcgtcgtgtcatcggacttgcggccgcatgtcttggacactcgggtgaagagaggggcggagctggcaaccgatcaccacctggtggtgagttggctccgatggtgggggaagatgccggtccgacgtggcagacccgtacgtattgtgagggtctgctgggaacgtctggcggaatcccctgtcagaaggagtttcaactcccacctccggcagaacttcacccacgtcttgGGAAACGCAGGGGACATTgggtccgagtggaccatgttccgcgcctccatcgCCGagacggccgaccggagctgtggacGTAAGGTAATTGGTgcttgtcgtggcggcaatccccgggATGCCGtcgagctgaagaaggagtcctacgggcctttttggcatgtgggattcctgaggcagct
This sequence is a window from Phycodurus eques isolate BA_2022a chromosome 2, UOR_Pequ_1.1, whole genome shotgun sequence. Protein-coding genes within it:
- the LOC133417688 gene encoding gastrula zinc finger protein XlCGF57.1-like yields the protein MKQEALETTHIKEEEESEPPYIKEEEQEGEITKFPLTGVNVKREEDNGEHCGGSQAHDLSACDDTTSHSSDYDDDEEQHPHGDKKCHTRKKCLKCSHCDRTFCNKSSLTTHARSHTGEKPFACSVCDRRFSLNTNLTRHAKIHTGDKPFACSLCGRRFAQKTTLTRHTRRHNGEKPFTCSVCGKGCAHKEDLIIHTRTHTGEKPFSCSVCGKRFSCKYNLSIHTRTHTGEKTFSCLVCGKKFSCKYNLRIHTRKHTGEKPYACSVCGKRFTTKSHLTRHAKTHTGDKPFACSICGRRFTQKVDLTRHTRTHTGEKPFPCSVCGKRFSQNNLMHFRTHTGEKPYACSVCGKSFASRRQLTRHTRSHTGEKPFPCSVCGRRFSNKDDLKGHTRRHSSEKPFACPVCGKTFYRKSDLKTHTRTHTGEKPFACSVCGKRFTVKAHLKRHTRTHTGEKPFACSVCGKRFTLKAHLTKHSNTHGAENIQLRCVR